From a single Phaenicophaeus curvirostris isolate KB17595 chromosome 8, BPBGC_Pcur_1.0, whole genome shotgun sequence genomic region:
- the LOC138723347 gene encoding LOW QUALITY PROTEIN: tudor domain-containing protein 5-like (The sequence of the model RefSeq protein was modified relative to this genomic sequence to represent the inferred CDS: inserted 1 base in 1 codon; deleted 1 base in 1 codon; substituted 1 base at 1 genomic stop codon), with translation MTILTFMQNQTETGKVIMMNRKDKMVRSHSQMPRPGDFTPREKYKRTVLAEASSQNTDSLTSARARQLQCWPLPKPGACEPFALPGAGSEMEPCFPVGPRLESSLQTEDLQAPSGVQGFGRSNLLADLGAQKFVGRGGGGSALAEEEEKEGIRGPGSSGKEVRSLLITDKEGLTPAQLEREYMAMMGKPLPLRDLGFQSTLELVAKMPDVVRICPQEKGTFILKAIADETTKGIAKLVARQEESVKSRKNDAVKARAAFPSRNTKCLPRXPATGKAELQDLLSSSPLLLRNFERAYRRRFGRPFQYRRYGFVSVFQVLESVSDIIVVEQTKAGSLLTLRKXLEGETAKEEVPHGGAHKEVPEAAPAIEMPPLEPIRDAKWFHLPAEEKSEPVEGQALDMSDVLKQCQDLDLKLSIFNLATTPEIPPDAVQDRSLCSFPPLERLCLVGVFVECIISPSRFYMQACHAETSDKLQDMMFEMRHCYLSKLVSDRSVMPESSVRPGQLCCVTVSKWWYRVIIHRVINDQEAEVFYADYGNLGIVRRRGGSSGICHLFLCDAATKDDIYFHAVLSSRGCADICGKNVPSQGFEEVNPSALYLEPSRKQENAEPVEPHLRSQQESLNVNSDIASSKLDEDELWEQVRWHLSAEEELEGDVWPALDEASVQSTTDRDPEPAQEDTKESPPELIAEAKTLPSLEESSIPVVFFKSVEDIYTYSRQPRGMSQDDPDRTERFPNEAQRLALHPAVLLMAAPFLLDDHNRKEEVRNRLAQKCRGWPVRCQRAV, from the exons ATGACCATTCTCACCTTCATGCAGAACCAGACAGAAACGGGGAAGGTCATTATGATGAACAGGAAAGACAAGATGGTCAGAAGCCACTCACAGATGCCCAGACCTGGAGACTTTACTCCTAGGGAGAAATACAAAAGGACCGTGTTAGCAGAGGCCAGCTCCCAAAATACCGACAGCCTGACAAGCGCCCGGGCCCGTCAGCTTCAGTGTTGGCCTTTGCCTAAACCCGGCGCGTGTGAACCATTTGCTCTCCCTGGAGCTGGCTCAG AAATGGAGCCGTGCTTCCCCGTGGGGCCTCGACTAGAGAGCAGCCTTCAGACTGAAGACCTGCAGGCACCAAGCGGTGTCCAAGGGTTTGGAAGGAGCAATTTGTTGGCTGACCTGGGAGCCCAGAAGTTCGTCGGGAGAG gaggcggcggctccgccctcgcggaggaggaggagaaggagggaattaggggcccagggagctctggg AAGGAGGTGAGGTCGCTGCTTATTACCGATAAAGAGGGTTTAaccccagcacagctggagagg gagtACATGGCCATGATGGGCAAACCTCTCCCTCTACGTGACCTGGGCTTCCAATCCACCTTGGAGCTGGTGGCAAAAATGCCTGACGTTGTCAGAATCTGTCCTCAGGAGAAAGGCACGTTTATCCTCAAAG CCATTGCAGATGAGACCACCAAAGGTATTGCAAAACTGGttgccaggcaggaggaaagtgTTAAGTCACGAAAGAATGATGCTGTGAAGGCAcgtgctgcttttccctctagGAACACAAAGTGTCTCCCTC AGCCAGCGACTGGgaaggctgagctgcaggatcTGCTGAGTTCCTCACCACTTCTGCTCAGGAACTTTGAGAGGGCCTATCGCAGACGCTTTGGCCGGCCGTTCCAGTATAGGCGATATGGATTTGTCTCTGTATTTCAAGTCCTTGAAAGTGTGTCCGATATCATTGTTGTTGAGCAGACAAAAGCAGGTTCCTTGCTGACCCTGAGGAAGTAGCTGGAAGGTGAGACAGCGAAGGAAGAGGTGCCGCACGGTGGGGCGCACAAAGAGGTGCCAGAAG CTGCACCTGCAATTGAGATGCCTCCTTTGGAACCCATCCGTGATGCCAAGTGGTTTCACCTGCCGGCAGAAGAGAAGTCAGAGCCGGTGGAAGGACAAGCACTAGATATGAGTGATGTCCTCAAACAA TGTCAAGATTTAGATTTGAAGCTGTCAATCTTCAATCTGGCAACGACTCCAGAAATTCCCCCTGATGCTGTTCAGGACAGAAGCCTTTGCAGTTTCCCACCATTGGAGCGCTTGTGTTTGGTGGGAGTCTTTGTGGAATGTATAATCTCTCCTAGCCGGTTCTACATGCAAGCGTGCCACGCAGAAACATCCGATAAACTCCAGGATATGATGTTTGAGATGAG ACACTGTTACTTGAGTAAACTTGTTTCTGATCGTTCTGTCATGCCTGAGTCTTCAGTACGTCCTGGACAGCTTTGCTGTGTAACGGTCTCAAAATGGTGGTACCGCGTTATCATCCACCGCGTGATCAATGACCAAGAAGCAGAGGTGTTCTACGCAGATTACGGAAACCTGGGAATCGTCCGAAG aagaggaggaagttCTGGCATTTGTCATCTCTTCCTGTGTGACGCAGCCACTAAGGACGATATCTACTTCCACGCTGTCTTGAGCAGTAGGGGATGTGCTGACATCTGTGGGAAGAACGTTCCTTCCCAG GGATTTGAGGAAGTGAATCCTTCAGCCTTGTATCTTGAGcccagcagaaagcaggagaatgCTGAACCCGTGGAGCCACACCTTCGCTCGCAGCAGGAATCTTTGAACGTAAATAGTGACATAGCAAGCTCGAAGCTGGATGAGGATGAACTGTGGGAACAGGTGAGA TGGCACCTCTCTGCTGAGGAGGAGTTAGAGGGGGATGTGTGGCCAGCTTTGGATGAAGCCAGTGTCCAAAGCACAACGGACCGAGACCCTGAACCTGCACAGGAGGATACAAAAGAAAGTCCTCCAGAGCTCATCGCAGAGGCTAAG ACACTTCCCTCTCTTGAAGAGTCCTCAATACCAGTTGTCTTCTTCAAGTCGGTGGAAGACATTTATACCTACTCCAGGCAACCAAGAGGAATGAGCCAAGATGACCCTGATCGGACAGAAAGATTTCCCAACGAGGCCCAACGTCTTGCTCTGCATCCCGCTGTTCTACTTATGGCAGCGCCATTTCTGCTGGACGACCATAACA ggaaagaggaagtgAGGAACAGACTTGCCCAGAAGTGCCGAGGTTGGCCTGTGCGGTGCCAGCGGGCTGTGTGA